The proteins below are encoded in one region of Pseudomonas putida S13.1.2:
- a CDS encoding arsenic transporter: protein MLVAIAVFVFTLILVIWQPKGLGVGWSAALGALIALAVGAVSLHDIPTVWAIVWNATATFIAVIIISLLLDEAGFFEWAALHVARWAGGSGYRLFAFCVLLGAAVSALFANDGAALILTPIVMSMLLALRFSPAATLAFVMAAGFIADTASLPLVVSNLVNIVSADYFRLGFSEYASVMVPVNFASVAATLLVLFVFFRRDIPRQYTVAALKTPSEAIHDRATFNVGGWVLLVLLIGLFALEPLGIPISAVAATCAAILFAVAARGHRISTRRVLREAPWQVVIFSLGMYLVVYGLKNAGLTDMLSHLLDRLAQQGLWAAAIGTGLIAALLSSVMNNMPSVLVGALSIQASEAQGLVREAMMYANVIGCDLGPKITPIGSLATLLWLHVLERKGMRITWGYYFKVGILLTLPVLLITLSALALRLSL, encoded by the coding sequence ATGCTGGTCGCCATTGCAGTCTTTGTTTTCACTCTCATCCTGGTCATCTGGCAACCGAAGGGGCTTGGCGTTGGCTGGAGTGCCGCGCTCGGTGCCCTCATTGCCCTGGCGGTGGGTGCCGTTTCGCTGCACGACATCCCGACCGTGTGGGCCATTGTCTGGAATGCCACCGCCACCTTCATCGCCGTCATCATCATCAGCCTGCTGCTGGACGAGGCCGGTTTCTTCGAGTGGGCCGCGCTGCACGTGGCCCGCTGGGCAGGCGGTAGCGGCTACCGCTTGTTCGCCTTCTGCGTACTGCTCGGTGCTGCCGTGTCGGCGCTGTTCGCCAACGATGGTGCCGCGCTGATCCTCACACCCATCGTCATGTCGATGCTGCTCGCGCTAAGGTTCTCGCCCGCCGCAACGCTGGCCTTCGTCATGGCCGCTGGCTTCATCGCCGACACGGCGAGCCTGCCGCTGGTAGTCTCCAACCTGGTGAACATTGTCTCGGCCGACTACTTCAGGCTGGGCTTCAGCGAATACGCCTCGGTGATGGTGCCGGTGAATTTCGCCAGCGTGGCTGCAACCCTGCTGGTGCTGTTCGTATTCTTCCGTCGTGATATCCCGAGGCAGTACACGGTCGCGGCCCTGAAGACGCCAAGCGAGGCGATTCATGACCGCGCTACCTTCAATGTCGGTGGCTGGGTGCTGCTGGTGTTGCTGATCGGCCTGTTCGCCCTGGAACCACTGGGTATCCCGATCAGTGCGGTCGCTGCAACTTGTGCGGCAATCCTTTTTGCCGTCGCCGCTCGCGGGCACCGCATCTCCACCCGTCGTGTGCTGCGCGAAGCGCCTTGGCAGGTGGTGATCTTTTCTCTTGGGATGTACCTGGTGGTCTACGGGCTGAAGAACGCCGGCCTCACCGACATGCTCAGCCACTTGCTCGACCGCCTTGCGCAGCAAGGGCTGTGGGCTGCTGCCATCGGCACCGGGTTGATCGCTGCATTGCTGTCCTCGGTCATGAACAACATGCCCAGCGTGCTGGTCGGCGCCTTGTCGATCCAGGCCAGCGAGGCGCAAGGGCTGGTGCGCGAGGCGATGATGTACGCCAACGTCATCGGCTGCGACCTCGGCCCGAAAATCACACCCATCGGCAGCCTCGCCACCCTGCTCTGGCTGCATGTGCTGGAGCGCAAAGGCATGCGCATCACCTGGGGTTACTACTTCAAGGTCGGCATCCTGCTGACGCTACCGGTGCTGTTGATCACCCTTTCGGCCCTGGCATTGCGCCTGAGCCTCTGA
- a CDS encoding MarR family winged helix-turn-helix transcriptional regulator, producing the protein MIDLKNQEAQQQAMEAFFFGYQAFTTKADEMLERRGLGRVHQRIVFFIARHPHLSVKQLLALLGVTKQALNIPLRQLAEMGLVDSVASHTDKRMRLLQLTKEGSRLEQMLRREQVKLLERAFGEAGEAAVAGWLAVNAALGKIQHST; encoded by the coding sequence ATGATTGACCTAAAAAACCAGGAAGCACAGCAGCAGGCCATGGAAGCGTTTTTCTTTGGCTATCAGGCGTTCACCACCAAGGCCGACGAGATGCTTGAGCGCAGGGGCTTGGGCCGTGTGCATCAGAGGATCGTTTTTTTCATAGCCCGGCACCCGCACCTCAGCGTCAAGCAGCTGCTGGCTCTGCTCGGCGTGACCAAGCAGGCGCTGAACATACCGCTCCGGCAATTGGCAGAGATGGGCTTAGTGGACAGCGTGGCATCGCATACCGACAAACGGATGCGTTTGCTTCAGCTGACCAAAGAAGGCTCGCGACTTGAACAAATGCTGCGACGTGAACAAGTAAAGCTGCTTGAACGGGCATTCGGTGAGGCCGGAGAGGCGGCGGTAGCGGGATGGCTGGCTGTCAATGCGGCATTGGGCAAGATACAACATTCAACGTGA
- a CDS encoding AraC family transcriptional regulator gives MPKDPFALSSDLINELLRGMRLRGVDYRRIQAGPAFGLGFAAKPGHAWFHFLAVGNAVLRMEDGTTYALSAGNAVFISHGAAHQLLSHTHVPVQEIDLLDGEPLGDAVSAVNTGTDASPMPTTLFFSACMEFELGSLHGLGKLMPGLMLIDAGGQRYPGLVPILTTMEREVSAARVGFAGILARLADVVAAMVVRGWVECACGNAAGLVAALRDPRLAGALLALHQQPGRDWTVEQLAEQCNTSRSVFAERFQLTIGMTPLRYVTEVRMRLASQWLTLERLPIEEVAQRLGYTSQAAFSRAFKRVTGKTPGLSRRLRQSAAI, from the coding sequence ATGCCGAAAGACCCATTTGCCCTCTCTTCCGACCTCATCAACGAGCTGTTGCGCGGCATGCGCCTGCGCGGTGTCGACTACCGGCGTATCCAAGCGGGCCCGGCCTTCGGCTTGGGCTTCGCTGCCAAACCCGGGCATGCCTGGTTCCACTTCCTGGCGGTCGGCAACGCGGTGCTGCGCATGGAAGACGGGACAACCTATGCGCTGTCCGCCGGTAACGCCGTCTTCATCTCCCATGGTGCGGCCCATCAATTGCTCTCGCATACGCACGTGCCCGTGCAGGAAATTGACCTTCTGGACGGCGAGCCTCTCGGCGACGCCGTCAGCGCGGTGAATACCGGGACCGATGCCAGCCCCATGCCGACCACGCTTTTTTTCAGTGCATGCATGGAGTTCGAATTAGGCAGCCTTCATGGCCTTGGCAAGCTGATGCCGGGCCTGATGCTGATTGATGCAGGCGGCCAGCGGTACCCCGGGCTGGTGCCTATTCTCACCACCATGGAGCGCGAAGTCAGCGCCGCACGCGTCGGTTTCGCCGGCATCCTCGCGCGATTGGCCGACGTGGTCGCCGCCATGGTCGTTCGAGGTTGGGTCGAGTGCGCCTGCGGTAACGCCGCCGGCCTGGTTGCGGCCCTGCGCGATCCGCGGCTGGCAGGTGCACTTTTGGCGCTGCATCAACAACCGGGCCGCGACTGGACCGTCGAGCAGTTGGCGGAGCAATGCAATACGTCCCGCTCGGTCTTTGCGGAGCGTTTTCAATTGACGATTGGCATGACCCCGCTGCGCTACGTCACCGAAGTGCGAATGCGGCTTGCCAGCCAGTGGTTGACGCTGGAAAGGTTGCCTATTGAAGAGGTCGCGCAGCGTTTGGGCTATACGTCTCAGGCGGCGTTCAGTCGGGCGTTCAAGCGTGTTACGGGTAAGACGCCTGGGTTGAGTCGGAGGTTGAGGCAGTCGGCAGCCATCTGA
- a CDS encoding metalloregulator ArsR/SmtB family transcription factor, translating to MITPPDVFKSLSDETRARATLLIASLGELCVCELMCALNDSQPKISRHLAQLRSNGMLLDRRQGQWVYYRLNPELPAWVHEMLHVTLQANSQWLADNSLRLKNMDGRPVRDAACC from the coding sequence ATGATTACACCGCCTGATGTATTCAAAAGCCTGTCCGACGAGACCCGTGCTCGCGCCACCCTGCTGATCGCCAGTCTCGGTGAGCTATGTGTCTGCGAACTGATGTGCGCGCTGAACGACAGCCAACCCAAGATCAGCCGCCACCTCGCACAGCTGCGTAGCAATGGCATGCTGTTGGATCGCCGCCAGGGGCAATGGGTGTATTACCGTCTAAACCCCGAGCTACCGGCCTGGGTGCATGAAATGTTGCACGTGACCTTGCAGGCAAACTCGCAATGGTTGGCCGACAACTCTCTTCGGCTGAAGAACATGGACGGCCGCCCCGTCCGTGACGCTGCCTGCTGCTGA
- a CDS encoding PLP-dependent aminotransferase family protein: MAFSERVSRLKSSLIREILAAAQRPGMMSFAGGLPAEEMLPSVDWAEMPTSMGQYGMSEGEPMLREALAREARALGIKCEASQVLILSGSQQALDLTSKLYIDKGTLVLLEAPTYLAALQSFQFFGAHCLSLPMERDGPDLESLRELLSQNRPAFIYLIPTFQNPSGLRYSDRKRDEVAALLDEFNVTLIEDEPYRELSFDGVAAMPVVSRLNTTSWIYTGTVSKTLLPGLRVGYLIASPDLFPHLLRLKQSADLHTSRVGQWQVLQWLGTERHERHLEALRHYYRARRDAFQAALETHFADLAEWQMPEGGLFFWLTLKHPIDTRALLEPALAANVAFMPGEPFFPEPDKHPGHLRLNFSHVAPDKLDEGLKRLADVLRQALIQQAA, translated from the coding sequence ATGGCATTTTCTGAACGTGTTTCGCGCCTTAAAAGCTCTTTGATTCGTGAAATTCTGGCCGCCGCGCAGCGCCCAGGGATGATGTCTTTTGCAGGGGGCCTGCCGGCAGAGGAGATGCTGCCCTCTGTGGACTGGGCTGAAATGCCCACCAGCATGGGCCAGTACGGGATGAGCGAGGGTGAGCCGATGTTGCGTGAGGCGCTGGCCAGGGAAGCCCGGGCGTTGGGAATCAAGTGCGAGGCTAGCCAAGTGCTGATTCTCAGCGGCTCGCAGCAGGCTCTGGACCTGACATCAAAACTGTATATCGACAAAGGGACGCTGGTGCTGCTGGAAGCCCCCACTTATCTGGCTGCGTTGCAAAGCTTCCAGTTCTTCGGTGCGCACTGCCTTTCACTGCCGATGGAGCGCGATGGCCCGGATCTGGAGTCGTTGCGCGAACTGCTGAGCCAGAACCGCCCGGCGTTCATCTATCTGATTCCAACGTTTCAGAACCCGTCGGGGCTGCGCTACAGCGACAGAAAAAGGGACGAAGTCGCGGCGCTTCTCGATGAGTTCAACGTCACATTGATCGAAGATGAGCCGTATCGGGAGCTGAGTTTCGACGGCGTCGCGGCCATGCCGGTTGTCAGCCGCCTGAACACCACCAGCTGGATTTATACCGGTACTGTGTCCAAGACCTTGCTGCCCGGCTTGCGGGTTGGGTACCTGATTGCCAGCCCCGACCTGTTCCCGCACTTGCTGCGGCTCAAGCAATCGGCGGACCTGCACACCAGTCGGGTTGGGCAATGGCAGGTGCTTCAATGGTTGGGAACAGAAAGGCATGAGCGTCATCTTGAAGCGTTACGCCACTATTACCGGGCTCGTCGAGACGCTTTCCAGGCCGCATTGGAGACGCACTTCGCCGACCTGGCCGAGTGGCAGATGCCAGAGGGAGGGTTGTTCTTCTGGCTGACGCTCAAGCACCCCATTGATACCCGGGCATTGCTCGAACCGGCATTGGCGGCCAATGTGGCGTTCATGCCCGGAGAGCCCTTCTTCCCAGAGCCTGACAAACATCCAGGGCACCTGAGGCTGAACTTCAGCCATGTTGCTCCCGACAAGCTGGATGAAGGCCTTAAGCGTTTGGCGGACGTCCTGCGTCAGGCACTGATCCAGCAGGCGGCCTGA
- a CDS encoding arsenate reductase ArsC, with the protein MRVLFMCTANSCRSILSEAMFNHLAPHGFEAVSAGSFPKGQVLPRSLITLQHAGISTEGLSSKGNDAFQGCPPDIVITVCDKAAGEACPVYFGPALKSHWGLEDPSDVVGDMASVDAAFRATLARIESRCQAFFALPFDNLDHEQLKHELDRIGTL; encoded by the coding sequence ATGCGAGTCCTGTTCATGTGCACGGCCAACAGCTGCCGCAGCATCCTTTCCGAGGCCATGTTCAATCACCTGGCGCCTCACGGATTTGAAGCCGTCAGCGCCGGCAGTTTCCCGAAAGGCCAGGTGTTGCCTCGCAGCCTGATCACCTTGCAGCATGCGGGGATCTCTACTGAAGGGCTGAGCAGCAAGGGCAATGACGCGTTCCAGGGTTGCCCTCCTGACATCGTCATCACCGTTTGCGACAAGGCTGCCGGCGAAGCTTGCCCGGTGTATTTCGGCCCTGCACTGAAGTCGCACTGGGGACTGGAGGACCCGTCCGATGTCGTGGGTGATATGGCGTCGGTAGACGCTGCGTTCCGCGCCACGCTGGCCCGGATCGAGTCACGCTGCCAAGCATTCTTCGCACTGCCTTTCGATAACCTCGACCATGAGCAGCTCAAGCATGAGCTGGATCGCATCGGTACCCTTTAA
- a CDS encoding TonB-dependent siderophore receptor has protein sequence MSNTRQSHPALALAVHLALGAMYMAGGNAVAASAAQEQTRSYDIAPGSLTETLGQFASAAGVTLSFDGASTEGRRSAGLRGSYSVAGGFATLLAGSNLQAVGQANGIYLLVDGGDGAVVLGATSITGQALGSTTEGTGSYTSSAMQSATKLPLSIRETPQSVTVITRQRMDDQAMRSLDDVVQATPGLRMSAARPANSEYFSRGFPVTNLMFDGLPTTYNADWVAAADMAPYDRVEIVRGATGLMQGAGNPSAAINMVRKRPTQQFQGSITGSAGSWDNYRGELDLSGPLNASASVRGRFVGAYHDKDSYQDYAGRERGLFYGITEFDLTDSTTLTLGASNQNDNNNINWGGLPVNRDGSHVGYSRSTNVGYDWSYQDIDNTTAFAELDHRFDNDWRLHLAASKSWSDFAMQGAVFERTGTPAAEVLRQRVFNQRRDYDQSTYDVYASGPFKLFERQHELVVGASKREVKTSAHGGTVFLPVDDLFSVNPSGVSKPSVADIYTLSEHVEQEGVYATTRINLADPLKLIVGARLDWYDNQSVYSEINDGYYTNADYKVTRNVTRYAGVIYDLDDHHSVYASYTDIFMPQSELARDASIIRPIEGKNYEIGIRGEYFDGALNASVAVFQIDQENRAAETSDQAGCTNFTCYEASGKVRTQGIDLELMGALTPNWQVGAGYTYSQTQYRKDADKTKEGTKFDTDLPEHLFKLSTTYTLPGELHKWRVGGNVYAQSSIFNKGSNAFGNYHIDQGAYAVYGLMVGYKVSEKLDTRLNVNNVFDKKYYQGIASNNTWSPYDVYGDPRNFTVTARYSF, from the coding sequence ATGAGCAACACGCGACAGTCGCATCCAGCATTGGCATTGGCCGTACACCTGGCCTTGGGCGCAATGTACATGGCAGGGGGCAATGCCGTTGCCGCATCGGCGGCCCAGGAGCAAACCCGCAGCTACGATATTGCGCCGGGTTCGCTGACCGAAACCTTAGGTCAATTCGCCAGCGCCGCGGGGGTTACACTGTCGTTCGACGGTGCCAGTACCGAGGGCCGCCGCTCCGCTGGGCTCAGGGGCAGCTACAGCGTCGCAGGCGGTTTTGCCACGCTGCTTGCTGGTAGCAACCTGCAGGCAGTGGGCCAGGCCAACGGCATCTATTTGCTGGTTGACGGTGGCGATGGCGCGGTGGTGCTGGGGGCCACCAGCATCACCGGGCAGGCTCTTGGCAGTACCACCGAAGGCACTGGTTCATACACCTCCAGCGCCATGCAGAGCGCCACCAAGCTGCCTTTGTCCATACGCGAAACGCCGCAGTCGGTAACGGTCATCACCCGCCAACGGATGGACGACCAGGCCATGCGCAGCCTCGATGACGTGGTGCAGGCCACCCCCGGCCTGCGGATGTCGGCAGCACGCCCAGCCAACAGCGAGTATTTCTCGCGTGGCTTTCCCGTCACCAACCTGATGTTCGACGGCTTGCCGACCACCTACAACGCCGACTGGGTCGCCGCAGCCGACATGGCCCCGTATGACAGGGTCGAAATCGTGCGCGGTGCCACGGGCCTGATGCAGGGCGCAGGCAACCCGTCGGCGGCGATCAACATGGTGCGCAAAAGGCCCACCCAGCAGTTCCAGGGCAGCATCACAGGTTCCGCGGGCAGTTGGGACAACTACCGCGGCGAGCTGGACCTCAGTGGCCCGCTCAATGCCAGCGCCAGCGTGCGCGGGCGCTTCGTGGGCGCCTACCACGACAAGGACAGCTACCAGGACTACGCCGGTCGCGAGCGTGGCCTGTTCTATGGCATCACCGAGTTCGACCTGACCGACAGCACCACCCTGACCCTGGGTGCCTCCAACCAGAACGACAATAACAACATCAACTGGGGTGGCCTGCCGGTCAACCGTGATGGCAGCCACGTCGGTTACTCCCGCTCCACCAACGTGGGTTACGACTGGAGCTATCAGGACATCGACAACACCACGGCTTTCGCCGAGCTCGACCACCGCTTTGACAACGACTGGCGCCTGCACCTGGCCGCTTCCAAGAGCTGGTCCGACTTTGCCATGCAAGGGGCGGTGTTCGAGCGCACCGGCACGCCGGCTGCAGAAGTTCTCCGCCAGCGGGTGTTCAATCAGCGGCGTGACTATGACCAGTCCACCTACGATGTGTACGCCAGTGGCCCGTTCAAGTTGTTCGAGCGCCAGCATGAACTGGTGGTCGGTGCCAGCAAGCGTGAAGTCAAGACCAGCGCCCACGGCGGTACCGTGTTCCTGCCGGTCGACGATCTGTTCAGCGTCAACCCAAGTGGTGTGAGCAAGCCTTCTGTGGCCGACATCTACACCCTCAGCGAACACGTCGAGCAGGAAGGGGTCTATGCCACCACCCGGATCAACCTGGCCGACCCGCTCAAGCTGATCGTTGGCGCGCGTCTGGACTGGTACGACAACCAGTCGGTGTACAGTGAGATCAATGACGGCTACTACACCAATGCCGATTACAAGGTGACCCGTAACGTCACCCGTTACGCCGGCGTGATCTACGACCTCGATGACCACCACTCGGTCTACGCAAGCTACACCGATATCTTCATGCCCCAGTCGGAACTGGCCCGGGATGCCTCGATCATCCGCCCGATCGAAGGCAAGAACTACGAAATCGGTATCAGGGGTGAGTACTTCGACGGCGCGCTCAATGCCAGCGTGGCTGTCTTCCAGATCGATCAGGAAAATCGCGCGGCGGAAACTTCCGACCAGGCCGGTTGCACCAACTTCACCTGCTACGAAGCCTCCGGCAAGGTGCGTACCCAGGGTATCGACCTGGAGTTGATGGGGGCGTTGACCCCGAACTGGCAGGTGGGCGCTGGCTACACCTACTCGCAGACCCAATACCGCAAGGACGCCGACAAAACCAAAGAGGGCACCAAGTTCGACACCGACCTGCCCGAGCACCTGTTCAAGCTCAGCACCACCTACACCTTGCCGGGCGAGTTGCACAAATGGCGTGTCGGCGGCAACGTCTATGCCCAGAGCAGCATCTTCAACAAAGGCTCCAATGCGTTCGGCAATTATCACATCGACCAGGGTGCTTACGCGGTATACGGGTTGATGGTGGGCTACAAGGTGAGCGAGAAGCTCGACACGCGGTTGAACGTGAACAACGTGTTTGACAAGAAGTACTACCAGGGAATCGCCAGCAACAACACCTGGAGCCCTTACGACGTCTATGGTGATCCGCGTAACTTCACTGTCACTGCCCGGTACAGCTTCTGA
- the arsH gene encoding arsenical resistance protein ArsH: MSEQLPNLDLALFDVSLAATRSSEHKPRILLLYGSTRERSFSRLLVEEAARLLEHFGAETRVFNPSGLPLPDDVPVDHPKVQELRDLVQWSEGQVWCSPERHGAMSAVFKAQIDWIPLALGALRPTQGKTLAVMQVCGGSQSFNVVNQLRVLGRWMRMFTIPNQSSVPKAYLEFDDAGRMKPSPYYDRVVDVMEELVKFTVLLRDRQEFLADRYSERKENAEQLSARVNQRSI; this comes from the coding sequence ATGTCCGAGCAACTGCCTAATCTCGACCTTGCCCTGTTCGATGTATCGCTAGCGGCAACCCGTTCCAGCGAGCACAAACCGCGCATCCTGCTGCTGTATGGGTCGACCCGCGAACGCTCTTTCAGTCGCTTGCTGGTGGAAGAAGCCGCACGCCTGCTGGAGCACTTCGGTGCAGAAACGCGGGTGTTCAATCCGTCGGGCCTGCCGCTGCCTGACGATGTACCTGTCGACCACCCCAAGGTGCAGGAACTGCGTGATCTGGTGCAGTGGTCGGAAGGCCAGGTGTGGTGCTCTCCAGAGCGTCATGGTGCGATGTCTGCAGTTTTCAAGGCACAGATCGACTGGATCCCCCTGGCGCTGGGAGCGCTTCGCCCCACCCAAGGCAAGACCCTGGCAGTCATGCAGGTGTGTGGTGGCTCGCAGTCGTTCAACGTAGTCAACCAACTGCGCGTGCTCGGGCGCTGGATGCGGATGTTCACCATCCCGAACCAGTCCTCGGTACCCAAGGCCTACCTGGAGTTCGACGACGCCGGGCGTATGAAGCCTTCGCCGTACTACGATCGCGTTGTGGATGTGATGGAGGAACTGGTGAAGTTCACCGTCCTGCTGCGTGACCGCCAGGAATTCCTGGCGGATCGCTATTCGGAACGCAAGGAAAACGCCGAGCAGCTCTCTGCCCGTGTGAACCAGCGCTCGATCTAA